The window gagaAGAATTTTTTTGTTTCTATACACTTGAAAGTTCAAATAAAATTCCTAAAGATTACACATATTTTACTATTAGACTAGTCTAAACATATGCCAACATAAAAACTCATCAAAATATTGCCTGGCCTCTAAATCATTCAGTCACAGTGAGTTCAAAAAAATGCTAAAGATCCATGGTAATAGGTCAGACAAAGTTCCAGTAGACTCTGATTTAGCTTGCCGAAAGCCTACCCTGAGACAGCAAGATCtacagaaacaaaagaaaaaatagaagcaGCTTTAAAGAACTGACCTCTTCGTAGTAGAAATGGTCATCACAGACTTGTAGTATGTGATTCTCCCAGAGCTTCCCAATCTCTATTCCCTTTCTTCTATCCTTCAAACCGTCAAAGGCCCCAGCATATGTACCATCCAACAAAGACTTCAACAAGATAAGTGTCTCATCCATGTCCCATATGTAGACTGTCATCGGCTTGGCAACCTCCTCGGAAATCTTTCGGTCTCGCAACAAAGCTGTAGGTGTTCTATCCATTATCTCACCCCCCTTCACTAATCAAACGCTGCTCTTTAATCTCCAAGACAAGTAGGTACACCACTTGAACAGCAAAAGAAGGACGTCGCGGCTGGTAAAGATAGAGCAGCAACCTGAGATTGAATGGAAAAAATAACAATCAGACAAAACAGTTTATACTCTTAActgcaaaaaaaaaattacttcttctccttttcttgttTGTATTAGTGAATATAGCGATCGATTTGACTTCCAATTTCATTCGATTAGGAAGAGTTGCGCTTCTGATTTATGTACAATAATTAGTGTTCCGATGCCACAAATTCCCATGAATGTTCTGAAGTCGAAACTCGTGGCATGATTCAAGTTCAGAATCCGATATTTTTTGTTTGTGACACGATCATGTGTGCAGAGCCTCATCAAAAACCTCTACTTTTTTTCCGCTTACAAAAAAGCGAATCAAAAGCAGACATGAACATGAGCTACTAACACATCAAAACAATTGCTTGAAACCTCTTTCTGTTCCAGTTGTTCAAGATCTAATCGCATACAACATCATATATCGAATCCCACTATATGTTCACTAGATTAACACAGATCTGCATATTGTTCATCAGAACCTGATCTCTCAGGACGGAGATCAGAGGAAAAAAGAAAGATGCATCGCTTCAGTCccttcaaaacacaaatcaaccaCACACAAAAGAACAACATTTGAGTGGATTTGAAGGAAGAAAACACATGATCACAGTGGAAACAAACAATACcctcaaaaatataaataaaaataaataaaatcaaaaataaataaaatcaaaaatcaaaaaagaaaaaaaaagaaaaagaaaatcaaaacACACGCACGCTTGCACGTGCACGTGGGAGCCGACGCAAGCGCGCACACAGAAAAGCATGTAAAAATTTCAACGCTCGATTCCAGATCTGGATGAAAGTGAGGATGTAAGAAAAGGAAATGGAAGCGAGTAAATCTGCGAGACTAGAATCGCACACACACCTCTAGATCTGCCCTCTCGCTGCATTCGTCTAAGCCGATGGGATCGACGCCGGGGGTATTTATAACAGTTTTCCTCACCGGGGCTGCGGATCTTCCGTGTCAGCTCAAACATCGCACAGGTTTCGAAAGCAAACGTGGCAGCCCAAGGAAGAAAGAGGACGCGGGCCCCATGGATGACGTCCCCGTTCGGGTAGGAGAGGAGGAGACGGCATGGGGTTGTCGTCCTCTGCTTCCCGCCGCTGCTTATCCGTTGGAGATAAGCTTCGGTGGTCCAAGCTCATCCTCACCGTCCATCCGTTCATCGCACTGATCTTAACGCCGTTGCTCGGTGGCCGAGCGCCCATCTCAACGCACCCGAGACTCGGGTTTAGCGTACGTGGGGGATAAAACCGTGGGCGGGAGCGCCTTCGTGCGGGCCCCGCCACAACGTGATCGGTTCCCGAAATATTTATCCACCTCGGCGGGGCCCATAATCAGCATCTGCATCACGACCGTCCGATGGGCCTCTCCTGCCTGATCCACCGTCCTATGCTCTGGGCCCACACGGTTTCCAGAGACCACCATTGCTCtctcgatggaggaggaggatTGCTGTCGAAGCAAACGGAACGAACGCGTCGATCCATGGATGCGGTTCACATCATGATAACGTTGCGAACCGCATAACTGACTGTTGCTGCCCGCATAACTGACTGTTGCTGCTGTGGCTTTATGTTAGTAAACTATATAACATTAATCTATTATTGCATTTCCGAAGAGTCGAGGGTCTTGAGCAGCCGCTCTGTTCTTCAAAGGTCGGAGTCACCGATCATGCTTGCTTGATCTGCTGCTTCAGCTGCTTGCAGAGAAATGGGCTTTTCTTCGTTCATTATCTGGGTTTTTTTGGGAGGaaagattgattgaattttgcaaAGCAAGAGAGAACTCACTAAGAATCCCAAATACTCTCTGTTCTTTTCTTGTGCTGCTGATATTGTTGTAGTTTTTGGATGATATGAAATATGCTGATCATGCCCAGGTACTAACATCTTCCCTCGTAAGAACGCTCGCTTTTCCATAAATTTATATCATTCATCTATGAGTGTAAAGAATCATGAGCCTATCATGTTAGTTGATGAAGATTAATTCTGTTCTTTTTATCTCTTGTTCTTGTTGATGTTCGGAAAATAGTGGAACTTCATagcatgaaagaaaaaaaaggataaatagtTAGGCTCCACAAAACTGATATTTACCACATCATATGCCTTAAATTCTCTCACAAATTGTCACTTACTCAACCAGTACTTCTAAATGTTCGAATAGAATGTTCTGCATTTGTTTATGAAGCTTATTGAATATAGGGATGATTAGCTGCTTTGAATCTTATGTTCTGATTGAGAGAATATTCGGTAATTTAGAGTTTTGCTTTGCTCTTTTTACATGGATATTGCAGAGAGCTTTGTGATTTTTGCCATGCAATTGTCGGTAGGCCGAGGATGAGGCAAGTATCTGATAGGACACTTCGGATTTAGTCTCTTAAGCCTGCAGAAAAGCAATTATGAGTCAAAATTTATtcgaaataacaaaaaaaaatttgaactgTCGACAGTTGTGAGTAAATAGTTGAGGATCATCAAAACCGATGCTCGACTCTACAAAGCGATATGGCATAAAGAAGTTTTCTAATATTAATGTCATTTGAATTCTAATGCAAAACAGGAGAACATGAAAATACTGATATAAACTGCTTCATTTAGTTCCTTGATCAGTAAACAGTATCTTCTTTTAACTACATGAAAATGAAGTGCTTAAAACTCCAAGGAAAACACCACCATGACCGGTATACTTCCTAACGGCACGGTATGTGTGGTGCAGGTACCAATTTTGGTTTTCGTGGACGGTTCAGCTTAGGATTTCATTGCTGAACACAATGATTTCAATTAAGCTACATTGCCCCAACATGGATTTTCTGTGAGGTATGTCTCGGAGACTATTGTACTTCAAATTGTTCTATAATGTGCCGCAAACATAACTGCAGATGTATCATTCATCTTTCTACAAAGCAGTATCGAAGAAAACATTCTTCATCCGATTTTGATACAAGAATCCTTTCAGAATAAGAGACTACAAACTTCGTATGGATTTCGATACTTATGCCCTTCAATTCAAAGAACATGTGCAAATTTGATCATGCAAGAACATTATTCATATTTCGTATCCTTTGTAGGATTATACATGTGAAAAAAATATCAGTCATAGTAACTGTAATCTGACAACATAAACAGATATGCTTGGGAGTAAAAGGACTCACTCATAGCCGAGGAGAAAATGGTGTAGGAAGACAGCAATCTCTAGCTTGGCTAACTCATTTCCCGGGCATAACCTACTGCCTCCTCCAAAGGGAAGAAATGTTCCAGCTTTGGGTGTGAAATCCTTGAATAACAAAGCAAAATTCATCTCTTAATGTATGCCCTGATTTAATTGCTCTATGAATAATCATTAGACAATGGACCATAAACATGTATACACATAACAAGGTGGTCAACTTACATCCCATCTGGAGGGGTCGAACTTCTTAGGATCGGTGTATACTTGAGGATCCAAGTGAACATTTCTGAACCATAGCTGAactttccaatccttgggtatcaGATAGCCTGTGACATGACTTGCATAATTGATCAACATTTGAATGAGCCTTTTGTAATTGGTACCTCAGTTTGCTTCCAGAAACAAAACAAGTAGTTTCGGACACTAACCATTGAGATAAACATCTTTGGTTGCTTGACGAAAAGTAACAAATGATATGTTAACCATGCGCAACGTCTCATCGGTAACCTTCAGATACaagtgttgttgttgttgttgttgttgttattatgacCAACAAATCAAGAAGAGAAGAACCTGATAGAAATGAATCTAAAGAATATGGCTCATCAAACCTTTGAAAGATACTTCATCTTCCTCACTTCAGTGAGTGTTAGCCCCTTCTGTGCAGGTGGCATGCTTCTTCTGATTTCCTCTTGCTCTGCCTGAAAAGCATTGGGCATGTCAAGATTGTTTCAGATATACTCCACATTAAGTGATCGGATGATGCGTTAAATATGATGTTTATGATTGTAATGTTACCTTGGCTTTCTCAAAGATGTCTGGGTTCTCCTGAAGAAAGACGGTAGCCCACATGGTGATGTGGCCAGAAGATTCATGGCCAGCATTGAGGTACATGATCAGGATATCAATTATCTCCTCATCGTTCAATCTCCTACCATTTTCATCTTCGACATCTATCAGATTATCCATCATGTCCTTCTTTGCTGGAGACAGATTTCTTGCTTTCAATGCTCTTCTTTCATCAACCACACTTTGAAGAGTTGCAACCAAACTTTTTCGGGCCTGAAATGCAATAGAGACTCTTTGTAATACACACCAATGAGACAGGCCATAAACAAATCGCTCACGCTGCACTCGAAATATCTGTAGCAAAGATGATTACTCTGCAGTGTAGAAGCACTGCTTACCTTAAGGGCTCTGTGGAAGGCAAACCCTGGGAGATTGATAGCCATGGCTCTCACCCCATAGTTGAGATCGGTGTACACCTTCTCCAGGGATCGTATGACATCCTCGCTCCCGGAGCTCAGAAAGATCTGCATGATGATTCTGAAGGTGAGCCGTCTCATCTCGGTGAGGAACTCGATCTGGCCCATCCCGGCCCACCTCTCGAGGGTGGCCACGACGGTGTGCTCGATGAACTGGAGGTAGTCGTTGAGTGCCTCGTGCCCATTGATGGGAGCGGCGGTGAGCCGCCGCAGCCGCTTGTGCTCCTCGCGCACGATGCCGACGAAGGACTTCTCCCCCATGAGCAGCCGAGTCGACTTCGGCCAACCGGGGATGAAGTGCTCGTCGTCCATCAGCACGTGCCTGCAGCCTTCCGGCGTGTGGATCATGATCGTGGGGCTGCCGAACATGTATGCCTTGTACATCCCCACGCCATTAAATCTGCCATCAACGTtggccgaagaagaagaagaataagcacCTAACGTAACcatcaacaaatatatatatatatatatatatatatatatatatatatatatatatatataatattctcatTCTCGGGGAATGAGAATGACTGACCGTCGGACGAAGGAGGCGATGAAGGAATCAGGTTGGCCGGACTTGAAGGCGCGGAGGAAGGCCCACATGTTACCGATGATGGGCCAACCCATGTCGCCCGGCGGCAGGTGGCGGCGCTTCTCCCCAAGACCAACCTCCTGCACCCACTCGTGCAGCCGTCTCAAGCCTCCACACACCGCCACCAGCCCCATAGCTGCAGCCGTCACCGTCAGCACGACCCCCCACGCTGTCTCCATCACCAGCATCTCTTCCTCTCCGCCGTGCACTTCAGTCTTCCCTGTATCACGGCACAGACAGCTCACTCTACCGGCATGAATGGACACAATACTATGGAATTAAGGCAGGAAGATAGAGCAACAGAGAAAGTACAACTGGCAGCAATGGAAACGAGAAGAAAAGAGACTGAATTCAAGAGCATTCCTCGATTCCTTGTAGGAACAGTTTCACTGTTTCTTCTTCTCCGGCAAACGCCTACAGTATTGTTTGCATAGGATGGTTCTTACTCTATTTTCTTATAATACTCGAAATTTAGCAGCTAAAAAGAAACAAATGTATAGTGCTTAGAAAGGTTGAAGATTCCTGTCAATCATTCACCTCGTGAATTTTCACTGTGTTTTTACCTCTTCCCAATTTGGTATCAATTGGTATAGGTTTGTCACGTCGCTTAGAAATCGATGTTGCATGGATGAGCGAGACTGACAGTCTTGATTGATTCTTTGTCCGCTGATGGTTCGAAGTTCACAATGTCTACTACATTTGTGTTGCATCATTCACAAAGAATTTGTGTGATGTGTGATGTAGAGTTTATATTTTGGTGGAGTGATGGTAACAATTTGCTGGTCACTAAtttgtttcttttcctttttcatgAATGTCTGTCCTAAATCACAGGAAGGTTGATCTTTTATAAATGGATATCATAAGGCAAAATTAGTTAAGCTAATCACAAATGATTTAGGCAAAATTAATTAAACCCATCATAAATGGTAGTAAAGTAGGACAAACATATGAACAAATGGTTTGCATCTAATAAAGACATAGGGAATAATCAATTACAGGAGTGAGCATCCAAAATTTGAATGACTAATCTCAAAagtatcataaaaataaaaaatatatatatgcaaagaTTGAGTTTGAACTATGACTCAATCTCATCAATCTAATTTGATAGTACTTAATATTAGCTCGATTGCTTTAGCTAGGAGACCATGCGAGTTGAAAAATGGTCAACGATCAAAAGAGTTCGTATAAAAGATTTATAAAGTAGAGGAATTAATGACcgaagaatttgatactcatgtaaaaactttataaatagaTAATGGGATATTTGTAGCAATCCTATGAATATCGAAACTCAACCTATAAAACATGAAAGCTTACTCTTCGCTTGAAGAAAAATGTTAGACCTCAACAAGTTCAATCTAGTAAGTGTGGCTTAGTGATGTATAGTTTTGTTTAATGTAAAATAGAGTATTCTTAGGAGATGTTAGTTTTTAAAACCTCTAAAGGTAATATGCGAAGAGGAAAGCCACTCTAACGTAACAAGTTTCGTTAGAATTTATGACGAATGTTTCTTATGCAATTAACATCACATGATGGAGGAGATGCCTTTAAGAATAAGTCATACTTAATCTTGTGTCTCTCACTTCTAAGTGGAACGACAAGGTCAACCGATCGATGTTAAACCTTTAGAGTAGATGGtcaatttagaaaatatttaaacTATTGAGTTATCTTTCAACGTGTATATTTAATTCCAAAACTCGTAGCCATATTTGACGGTTGAATCTTGTAGGCTCATACCGATCACTAGGTTCGCGAATGTATACTTAGGTTGATCACTGGCTTGATCGATAAATATAGCTTTGGTCATAGAAGATTTGATTTAAGTGAATTGTTAGTTTAACTCATGAAGAGGATTATCATATACAATTAGTTTAAGACAAGGAGGGCATAATAATACCATGATAAACTTAAGaactgaagagaaaaaaaaatgaatttataaaaataattcttaACATAACGAAAAAGAAGCATATGAAAAATTCCGATATCATGTTATCCATAGAAGATAGAGAAAGCTGAGGATTTAAATCCCTACCTTGGTCTTTTGTAGGTGATGGCTAATATTTCCTCTCACTCCTTGATGGTTGCATTCTCTGTCACAAGAGGATGAAATGGCAACCACAAATATAATCCTATGTTCCTCTtgcaaaattaaattattaatttatccaCAATTAAAATTAGGATATTATAATTCTTTCCCCCTTTAAAAAAGATTTGGTCCTCTAAATTCTACCAATTATAATTCCACTCTATCACTTtaacctcaattttttttttgtcaataatACTTAgatttttagcaaaaataatgggCCTCATGATATTTGAAGTTCTCAAAATCATTATTCTAGTATCATCTCTTCCTCACTCCACTCTGATCTAACTAGGATCTCAAGAAAATTTAACTAGGATCTCATGGGTTAGGCGTATATTTCTTATGTGATGACAATAAGTAACTCTTATTTatataatttcataaaaaataatctatTTAGTAAAAATATTTGTTTAATTCTCTTATTAAAATTACTACcatgtaaaatatattataatattatcttcACAACTTAAAGTGTCATCCATTGGTCTAAAAGTTTACCACACTTAAATCTATGATGAGATACAAGTATATGGTAAGAGAAAATATCAAGCACCTAGcttgaaattatatttataattaatatataattttcaatCACATATATCTAATGTCAATGATACAACTTATACGTCTTTGTAGATTACTAAATCATAGttcatgatttttgatacattacATAAAACTAAATATGTAATCATCAGCAATTTTCTCCCTTaatgtaaattaattactataaataatatattattttattattatcttccaTGTTTATGTACTATaggtaaggaaatgattaaatttgatttccttaatcatgtAAACAAGTTAGGAATTTTGTTAATCAATTAGAttgttaattgatttatttcctaaacaAAGGATGTGATTTTtaggaaataaatattttatattctattttcgtgtgtgaaccataagaaataaatattataattttctttgtATATGtgaaagtaaataaaaataaattaaaattaaattattacttaccttttggGGAGATCTCTTCTTGGGGCTCCTCCTTTCTCATTTCTCATtaggaggattgaggagatgaTTTCCCAATGAGATGATCCCGAGGAAAGGATAATTGAAAAGAGGtaggattcttttttaatcagctttcatttatattttgaaatccaatattaagatttttataattttatgatgcatactaatattttaattttaaaatttgatgattaataaataataataattgatttgtgatgttacaataattatttgatttatattagtctattaagcttaagttaatttaatattaatttaattattaaaaattattattattggattaatataatagttttaatttatttaattagatatgtctatgtttcaagaattatgtgtgaatttcttgatttaattagttttaaatttaagatcatgaatttaatttctttcatttattgatttagttattctttaataatttaaaaatattaaaatctaatttgataaaaagAGTCTAATTTGGGTCTAACTTGAGTCAGGTTGATCTGGTACATCGGGTTGACCCAGCTCATGTGGTCATGTATGACCTAGCCTATGTGATAAGGTATGATACAACTCATGTAGTTAAACATGGTCTAGCTCATGCGAGTAAATACGACCTAGCCCATGTCATCAGACAtaaccccaactcatgtgtctaggtaTGACCCAACCAGCGAGTCAAGTATGACCCAGTTTAAGGCTTAGCCCAATTTATGAGTGAGGCTTTATCTATCCCGAGAAGTTAAGTCTGCCCAACTATGCGATTGGCGCTAGATACATCATCGCTCCCCTATCTAGAATATTGTACCTCAACCCAACCTATTACTTGAGATAAACACATCACATATGACTCGTCCAAGACTCAGGTCGGTTGGTTCGATTTGGATTAACATTATACGATATAGTCCGATTTTCTCTCCCCTTATtagtttgagctcattaattgattGAATTAGACGGGTTTGATCagttagggtgattccaaaccaaCTTGATTAGTTCAAACCTACTTAACTTAATcatgatcaatcaaatctaaattaaacCAATCTATTATGATTTCAGATCGGTTATATAAGGATTTTAGGTTGGTTTCTTAGGTTacaatcgaattgagtttggtttaagtcaattgagctattccaattatggttttgattgattgaggactattgagatattaatgttttatgttttataatttgatgaacttaaaatttttatttacagatataatttaaaaataattattgattttctacTTTCCTTAAGTTTATGATGTTGATATGATTATCATTATATAGTATATATGACTAGGCTAATGGTCTATATTAGAAGTACAACTTGTGAAAGAATTTGTAGGCCTAATACAATGCGGAGCCactaatgaacatagtctagtagatcaTACATCAAGCATAGTCTctcataattttttatcatactAATTTCTTAAATACATGCGTGAATGAATAGATTAATATAAATGAATAATCATGAATGCTTATGTATCCCTACCGAGGGCAGGTATGATGATTTCCTTTGGGGATTAGCAAGTCGCCAAACATGATGATTAGATGATTCATTTATTCGATATTCGAAGGAAAGTGTCCTCACTTGGgcaggtgagggataccactccatccgctattgggagtgtgatatgagttatcTCCATCTACTATTGagaggaatccatcccgtggagTATGCTCCTATATCCGCTATTACAAGAGTATACCATCGGGTGTCATATACATCTTTGTTATCTGATTATTATGTATATGTTGCATGTgacttatgcatgattttatttattatataaaaaattatcattgcTTTTTTCATAAGTTTTACGATGAATggatatattatcatttcatattaaattattgatatttgtatatatctcatgaatattaaagattatttttataaatttttggaAGTTGCTAGTAGTATGTGTGGTTGCTAATATGTTTTtaccttatatttatttttagagtaatctACTACTTTGTAATAGATCTAAAG of the Musa acuminata AAA Group cultivar baxijiao chromosome BXJ2-10, Cavendish_Baxijiao_AAA, whole genome shotgun sequence genome contains:
- the LOC135625659 gene encoding ent-kaurenoic acid oxidase 1-like: MRKEEPQEEISPKGKTEVHGGEEEMLVMETAWGVVLTVTAAAMGLVAVCGGLRRLHEWVQEVGLGEKRRHLPPGDMGWPIIGNMWAFLRAFKSGQPDSFIASFVRRFNGVGMYKAYMFGSPTIMIHTPEGCRHVLMDDEHFIPGWPKSTRLLMGEKSFVGIVREEHKRLRRLTAAPINGHEALNDYLQFIEHTVVATLERWAGMGQIEFLTEMRRLTFRIIMQIFLSSGSEDVIRSLEKVYTDLNYGVRAMAINLPGFAFHRALKARKSLVATLQSVVDERRALKARNLSPAKKDMMDNLIDVEDENGRRLNDEEIIDILIMYLNAGHESSGHITMWATVFLQENPDIFEKAKAEQEEIRRSMPPAQKGLTLTEVRKMKYLSKVTDETLRMVNISFVTFRQATKDVYLNGYLIPKDWKVQLWFRNVHLDPQVYTDPKKFDPSRWDDFTPKAGTFLPFGGGSRLCPGNELAKLEIAVFLHHFLLGYELKRLNPKCPIRYLPHPRPTDNCMAKITKLSAISM